One Tomitella gaofuii DNA segment encodes these proteins:
- a CDS encoding TVP38/TMEM64 family protein, with the protein MAVHAVVCTAPVPRTAFTVAAGVLFAPLWGVVLALTGSVLAALMTLLAGRSLGRDAVHARLTHPAVRRVDERLRRRGWLAVGSLRLIPVVPFSVLNYCCSVSGVRVLPFLAATVVGSLPGTVAVVYFGHAVSTGGDWTSLALTAAAVGVGVLGLIVDARLDAGAVRSGREGRDPASSGVA; encoded by the coding sequence GTGGCGGTGCACGCTGTGGTGTGCACCGCTCCGGTGCCGCGCACCGCGTTCACCGTCGCGGCGGGCGTGCTGTTCGCGCCGCTGTGGGGCGTGGTCCTGGCGCTGACGGGCAGCGTGCTCGCCGCGCTGATGACGCTGCTGGCGGGGCGGTCGCTCGGCCGGGACGCCGTCCACGCCCGGCTCACGCATCCGGCCGTGCGGCGGGTCGACGAGCGGCTGCGCCGGCGCGGCTGGCTCGCCGTCGGATCGCTGCGCCTGATCCCGGTGGTGCCGTTCTCGGTGCTCAACTACTGCTGCTCGGTGTCCGGGGTGCGGGTGCTGCCCTTCCTGGCGGCCACGGTGGTGGGCAGTCTGCCGGGGACGGTGGCGGTCGTGTACTTCGGCCACGCGGTGAGCACCGGCGGCGACTGGACCTCGCTCGCCCTCACCGCGGCGGCGGTCGGTGTCGGGGTGCTGGGTCTGATCGTCGACGCGCGGCTGGACGCGGGGGCGGTCCGGTCCGGCCGGGAGGGACGCGATCCGGCGTCAAGCGGCGTGGCTTGA